Proteins from a genomic interval of Acidobacteriota bacterium:
- the hisD gene encoding histidinol dehydrogenase, with protein MNPPPLPRRRPEEVRAQRPCPVDAEALAVAAPIVEEVLREGTEALRRHAERFDELSAGRLLLNRAELCQALDALDPARRALLERTADRIDTFARRQRSWLLAGQHRFPGGAAGQQVAPVQRAGGYAPGGRHPLPSSVLMTAVTARAAGVEEVWIASPRPTPLVLAAAAIAGADGLLAAGGAHAIAALAGGVEGLPPCDVVVGPGGRFVTAAKKIVSGMVGIDTLAGPSELTVLADGTAPPGWVAADLLAQAEHDPLARPVLIALDRNLELAVQRELTRRLGDLPTAPVARRALAGGLSVLAQDLDQAVALCNRLAPEHLALHLERPADIVPRLEHYGALFIGSTTAEVLGDYGAGPNHTLPTGGAARYSGGLSVLDFLRVRTWLRIDDPDRAGEIFRDAAALATEEGLVAHARSARLRSRH; from the coding sequence ATGAACCCGCCCCCGCTCCCTCGCCGGCGCCCGGAAGAGGTGCGCGCCCAACGCCCCTGCCCGGTCGACGCCGAAGCCCTGGCCGTCGCCGCCCCCATCGTCGAGGAGGTGCTGCGGGAAGGCACGGAGGCCCTGCGCCGCCACGCCGAACGCTTCGACGAACTCAGCGCCGGCCGCCTGCTGCTGAACCGTGCCGAGCTGTGCCAGGCCCTCGACGCCCTCGACCCCGCCCGCCGCGCCCTGCTCGAGCGCACCGCGGACCGCATCGACACCTTCGCCCGCAGGCAGCGTTCGTGGCTCCTCGCCGGCCAGCACCGCTTTCCCGGCGGCGCGGCGGGCCAGCAGGTCGCGCCGGTACAACGGGCGGGAGGCTACGCCCCCGGCGGCCGCCACCCCCTGCCCTCGTCGGTGCTGATGACCGCGGTGACGGCCCGCGCGGCCGGCGTCGAGGAGGTGTGGATCGCCTCGCCGCGGCCGACCCCCCTGGTTCTCGCCGCCGCCGCCATCGCCGGGGCCGACGGCCTGCTGGCGGCCGGCGGCGCCCACGCCATCGCCGCCCTGGCCGGCGGCGTGGAAGGCCTGCCCCCCTGCGACGTGGTGGTCGGCCCCGGCGGCCGCTTCGTCACCGCGGCGAAGAAGATCGTCAGCGGGATGGTGGGGATCGACACCCTCGCCGGTCCTTCGGAACTGACCGTCCTCGCCGACGGGACGGCCCCCCCGGGCTGGGTCGCCGCCGACCTGCTGGCCCAGGCCGAACACGATCCTCTCGCCCGCCCGGTGCTCATCGCCCTCGACCGGAACCTGGAACTCGCCGTGCAACGGGAGCTGACCCGCCGGCTCGGCGACCTGCCCACGGCCCCGGTGGCCCGCCGCGCCCTGGCCGGCGGACTCTCGGTGCTGGCCCAAGACCTCGACCAGGCCGTCGCCCTCTGCAATCGGCTGGCCCCCGAGCACCTGGCCCTCCACCTGGAGCGGCCCGCCGACATCGTCCCCCGTCTCGAGCACTACGGCGCCCTGTTCATCGGCAGCACCACCGCCGAGGTGCTGGGGGACTACGGCGCCGGACCGAACCACACCCTGCCCACCGGCGGCGCCGCCCGCTACAGCGGCGGCCTGTCGGTGCTCGACTTTCTGCGGGTCCGTACCTGGCTGCGCATCGACGACCCCGACCGGGCCGGCGAGATCTTCCGCGACGCCGCGGCCCTGGCCACCGAGGAAGGCCTGGTCGCTCACGCCCGTTCAGCGCGGCTGCGGAGCCGTCACTGA
- the hisF gene encoding imidazole glycerol phosphate synthase subunit HisF, which translates to MLTRRIIPCLDVRAGRVVKGVRFAALRDAGDPARLAAAYAAQGADEVVLLDVAATLEERRARLDTVRRVREVLDLPLTVGGGVRSEADAAALLEAGADRVSVNSAAVADPALIERLAARFGSQCTVLAIDARRREQRWEVLTHAGRRTALPDAADWARRSALRGAGEILLTAWDRDGTGSGYELELIAAVRRAVPVPVIASGGGDGPGHMLAALEAGADAVLAASIFHDGRWTVGALKSELARRGVELRPC; encoded by the coding sequence ATGCTGACCCGAAGGATCATTCCCTGTCTCGACGTACGCGCCGGACGCGTGGTCAAGGGCGTGCGCTTTGCCGCCCTGCGGGACGCGGGGGATCCCGCGCGGCTCGCCGCCGCCTACGCCGCCCAGGGGGCCGACGAGGTGGTGTTGCTGGATGTGGCCGCGACTCTCGAGGAGCGCCGCGCCCGCCTCGATACCGTGCGCCGGGTCAGGGAGGTGCTGGACCTGCCCCTGACCGTGGGCGGCGGGGTGCGGAGCGAGGCAGATGCGGCGGCGCTGCTGGAGGCCGGGGCGGACAGGGTCAGCGTCAACAGCGCCGCGGTGGCCGATCCCGCCCTGATCGAACGCCTGGCCGCGCGTTTCGGCTCCCAGTGCACGGTACTCGCCATCGACGCCCGCCGACGGGAGCAGCGCTGGGAAGTCCTGACGCACGCCGGCCGGCGGACCGCGCTCCCCGACGCGGCGGACTGGGCCCGCCGGAGCGCCCTCCGGGGGGCCGGAGAGATCCTGCTCACCGCCTGGGATCGCGACGGCACCGGCTCGGGCTACGAACTGGAGCTGATCGCCGCGGTCCGCCGTGCCGTCCCGGTGCCGGTGATCGCTTCCGGCGGAGGCGACGGTCCCGGGCACATGCTGGCGGCTCTCGAGGCGGGCGCCGACGCGGTGCTCGCCGCATCGATCTTTCACGACGGCCGATGGACCGTGGGGGCGCTCAAGTCCGAGCTGGCCCGCCGCGGCGTGGAGTTGCGCCCATGTTGA
- the hisB gene encoding imidazoleglycerol-phosphate dehydratase HisB, with amino-acid sequence MSASPRRADVERETRETRCALSLVLDGAGRCSIATGIGFLDHLLEALAFHARFDLDLHCAGDLEVDDHHVAEDCALLLGRALDEALGERSDVRRFASAHAPLDEALARAVVDLAGRPWPEVHLHLRRERLGTLACENVTHVLRSLAIAARLTLHVDLLRGDNDHHRAEAAFKAVALALREAIVPIGGPVPSTKGAL; translated from the coding sequence ATGAGCGCTTCTCCCCGCCGCGCCGACGTGGAGCGCGAGACCCGCGAAACCCGCTGTGCTCTGAGCCTCGTTCTCGACGGCGCGGGTCGCTGTTCCATCGCCACCGGCATCGGCTTTCTCGATCACTTGCTCGAAGCCCTGGCCTTCCATGCCCGCTTCGATCTCGACCTGCACTGCGCGGGCGACCTGGAGGTGGACGATCACCACGTGGCCGAGGACTGCGCGCTGCTCCTCGGCCGGGCCCTGGACGAGGCCCTGGGCGAGCGCTCCGACGTCCGTCGTTTCGCCTCGGCCCACGCCCCCCTGGACGAGGCCCTGGCCCGGGCGGTGGTGGACCTGGCCGGCCGGCCCTGGCCCGAGGTGCACCTCCACCTGCGCCGCGAGCGCCTCGGCACCCTGGCCTGCGAGAACGTGACCCACGTGCTGCGCTCGCTGGCCATCGCCGCCCGGTTGACCCTTCACGTGGACCTGCTGCGGGGCGACAACGACCATCATCGGGCCGAGGCGGCGTTCAAGGCCGTCGCCCTGGCCCTGCGCGAGGCGATCGTGCCGATCGGCGGTCCGGTGCCGAGCACCAAGGGGGCCCTGTGA
- the hisE gene encoding phosphoribosyl-ATP diphosphatase: MLIPSIDIQDGRAVQLVGGREKVIDAGDPLAVAERFAVVGELAVIDLDAALGRGGNRAVIEELVRRHPCRVGGGIRDLETAGRWLDAGARRVILGTAARPDLLERLPRERVMAALDAREGRVMIEGWRRPSGQTLLEGLASLREVVGSFLVTAIEREGRRTGIDMAFAGAVKRAAATTPVTLAGGIRSAREIAALDALGMDAQVGMAIYSGSLDLADAFAAPLRSERADGLWPTVVVDPHGRALGLAWSSAESLREAVRTRRGVYHSRKRGLWRKGARSGAVQELLRVDLDCDRDTLRFTVRQRGVGFCHRESWSCWGEDGGVARLARRLATLAATRGDRRPGSYTARLLNDDSLLAAKLVEEADERAAAAVAGDGPHAEAECADLLYFALVALERAGGRWQAVEAELDRREQKITRRPGDAKRPRP; this comes from the coding sequence ATGTTGATCCCCTCCATCGACATCCAGGACGGACGCGCCGTCCAACTCGTCGGCGGCCGCGAAAAGGTGATCGACGCCGGCGACCCCCTGGCCGTGGCGGAACGCTTCGCGGTGGTGGGCGAGCTGGCGGTGATCGACCTGGACGCGGCGCTGGGCCGCGGCGGAAACCGGGCGGTCATCGAAGAGCTGGTGCGCCGCCATCCCTGCCGTGTGGGCGGCGGCATCCGCGACCTGGAAACGGCCGGGCGCTGGCTGGACGCGGGGGCGCGACGGGTGATCCTGGGCACGGCGGCGCGACCCGATCTGCTCGAACGCCTGCCCCGCGAGCGCGTGATGGCCGCCCTCGATGCGCGGGAAGGCCGGGTGATGATCGAAGGCTGGCGGCGGCCCAGCGGCCAGACCCTGCTCGAGGGCCTGGCGAGCCTGCGGGAGGTGGTGGGCTCGTTCCTGGTCACCGCCATCGAACGCGAGGGGCGCCGGACCGGCATCGACATGGCATTCGCCGGGGCCGTGAAGCGGGCGGCGGCCACCACGCCCGTGACCCTGGCCGGGGGGATACGCTCGGCGAGGGAGATCGCCGCCCTCGACGCGCTGGGGATGGACGCCCAGGTGGGTATGGCGATCTACAGCGGCAGCCTGGACCTGGCCGACGCCTTCGCCGCGCCCCTTCGCAGCGAACGGGCAGACGGCCTGTGGCCCACGGTGGTGGTCGACCCCCACGGTCGGGCTCTCGGCCTGGCCTGGTCGAGTGCCGAGAGCCTGCGCGAGGCGGTACGCACCCGCCGGGGCGTCTACCACTCCCGCAAGCGGGGCCTGTGGCGCAAGGGGGCACGCTCGGGAGCGGTCCAGGAGCTGTTGCGGGTCGACCTGGACTGCGACCGGGACACCCTGCGCTTTACGGTGCGACAACGGGGAGTCGGTTTCTGCCACCGGGAAAGCTGGAGCTGCTGGGGCGAGGACGGGGGCGTGGCGCGACTGGCCCGGCGCCTGGCGACCCTGGCGGCGACCCGCGGCGATCGGCGGCCCGGATCCTACACCGCCCGGCTGCTGAACGACGACTCCCTGCTGGCGGCCAAGCTGGTGGAAGAAGCCGACGAACGGGCCGCGGCGGCCGTCGCCGGCGACGGGCCCCACGCCGAGGCGGAGTGCGCCGATCTGCTCTATTTCGCCCTGGTGGCCCTCGAGCGGGCCGGAGGCCGGTGGCAGGCCGTCGAGGCGGAACTGGACCGGCGCGAGCAGAAGATCACGCGACGCCCGGGTGACGCCAAAAGGCCCCGACCATGA
- the hisH gene encoding imidazole glycerol phosphate synthase subunit HisH produces the protein MNRREEVLVVPTGTANIASLLAALGRLGIRARREDDPAVIARAPRVVLPGVGTLGAARRALDRRRLAPALGARIAANRPTLAICLGLQLLGAGSDENPTVEGLGLWPQRATAFPPTVRAPQLGWNRIEPDPGCRLLEADHFYFAHTFRLTEAPPGWAAAWAHHGGRFVAALERGSTLACQFHPEVSSRAGKTLLERWLALPAGREGRPC, from the coding sequence GTGAATCGCCGGGAGGAAGTGCTGGTGGTGCCCACCGGCACGGCCAACATCGCTTCACTGCTCGCGGCCCTCGGGCGGCTGGGCATCCGGGCCCGCCGGGAAGACGACCCCGCGGTGATCGCCCGGGCCCCGCGGGTGGTGCTGCCCGGCGTGGGCACTCTGGGCGCCGCCCGCCGGGCCCTCGACCGCCGACGCCTGGCCCCCGCCCTGGGCGCCCGCATCGCCGCGAACCGGCCCACCCTGGCCATCTGCCTCGGATTGCAGCTCCTCGGCGCCGGCAGCGACGAGAACCCCACCGTCGAAGGCCTCGGCCTGTGGCCCCAGCGGGCGACCGCCTTTCCTCCGACCGTCCGCGCCCCCCAACTGGGCTGGAACCGCATCGAACCGGACCCGGGCTGCCGCCTGCTCGAAGCGGACCACTTCTACTTCGCCCACACTTTCCGGTTGACCGAAGCGCCTCCGGGCTGGGCCGCCGCCTGGGCCCATCACGGAGGCCGCTTCGTCGCCGCCCTCGAGCGGGGATCCACGCTGGCCTGCCAGTTCCATCCGGAGGTCTCTTCGAGAGCCGGGAAGACGCTGCTCGAGCGCTGGCTGGCGTTGCCGGCCGGCCGGGAGGGACGGCCATGCTGA